From the Ruania alkalisoli genome, one window contains:
- a CDS encoding zf-TFIIB domain-containing protein: MKCPTDGATLVMSERSGVEIDYCPTCRGVWLDRGELDKIIDRAGADPVGRATPPPPPDDGRYGSPFDDAPVPPPPPPAPSYGYGGHPGARPREDYGRDPRYRRRKRKDSWLEDLFDFD; encoded by the coding sequence ATGAAGTGCCCGACCGACGGCGCCACGCTCGTCATGAGTGAGCGCAGCGGCGTCGAGATCGACTACTGCCCGACCTGCCGCGGGGTGTGGCTGGATCGTGGCGAGCTCGACAAGATCATCGATCGGGCGGGCGCCGATCCGGTCGGACGGGCCACGCCCCCGCCACCTCCGGACGACGGGCGCTACGGCAGCCCCTTCGACGACGCCCCGGTGCCACCGCCGCCACCGCCCGCGCCGAGCTACGGCTATGGCGGCCACCCCGGCGCCCGCCCGCGCGAGGACTACGGCCGCGATCCCCGGTACCGGCGGCGCAAGCGCAAGGACAGCTGGCTCGAGGACCTGTTCGACTTCGACTGA
- a CDS encoding zinc-binding dehydrogenase, producing MLAYEYGSDGRMALREKDLPRAAEGEVTVDVVAAGICGTDLKIARGEHRLFPPGTVRVPGHESVGRIRENRSGRADLEPGTPVAIAPNIACGQCPPCRKDLGPLCEDYTSVGLTFDGGFAEVVRVTARGVAGGNVLPLPPGLDLVTAAMIEPVAAVVRGLRPLRLTPTDTVLVCGAGPIGLTAVVLAKQAGVRKIIVSQTSAARRELARQYGADETIDPRAEDLVERVFELTGGIGAEVVIAATPVHQVFTDAVRAAAKGGRVNFFAGLPSGKGEVTVDANLIHYRELLVTGSTANTAADCAEAMEIVARAPEAFAALITHRVPLREADHAFELATSGEALKVLLEPQT from the coding sequence GTGCTGGCCTACGAGTATGGCAGTGACGGTCGGATGGCGTTGCGCGAGAAGGACCTCCCGCGCGCGGCCGAGGGCGAGGTGACCGTCGACGTGGTCGCCGCCGGTATCTGCGGGACCGACCTGAAGATCGCCCGCGGCGAGCACCGGCTGTTCCCGCCGGGCACGGTGCGTGTGCCCGGCCACGAATCGGTCGGCCGGATCCGGGAGAACCGCTCCGGCCGGGCCGACCTGGAACCGGGCACGCCGGTGGCGATCGCCCCGAACATCGCCTGCGGGCAGTGCCCGCCCTGCCGCAAGGACCTGGGCCCGCTGTGCGAGGACTACACCTCCGTGGGCCTGACCTTCGACGGCGGATTCGCCGAGGTCGTGCGCGTCACCGCGCGCGGGGTGGCCGGGGGGAACGTGCTCCCGCTCCCACCAGGCCTGGACCTCGTGACCGCGGCGATGATCGAACCGGTCGCGGCGGTGGTACGCGGACTGCGGCCCCTGCGCCTGACGCCCACCGACACGGTGCTCGTGTGCGGCGCCGGTCCGATCGGCCTGACGGCGGTGGTCCTGGCCAAGCAGGCAGGTGTACGCAAGATCATCGTCAGCCAGACCTCCGCCGCGCGCCGCGAGCTGGCACGCCAGTACGGGGCGGACGAGACGATCGACCCGCGGGCCGAGGATCTGGTGGAGAGGGTCTTCGAGCTGACCGGCGGCATCGGCGCCGAGGTGGTGATCGCCGCCACCCCCGTGCATCAGGTGTTCACCGACGCCGTCCGCGCTGCAGCCAAGGGGGGCAGGGTGAACTTCTTCGCCGGACTTCCCTCGGGCAAGGGAGAGGTCACCGTGGATGCCAACCTCATCCACTACCGCGAGCTCCTGGTCACCGGATCGACGGCCAACACTGCGGCCGACTGCGCCGAGGCCATGGAGATCGTGGCCCGCGCACCGGAGGCGTTCGCTGCGCTCATCACCCATCGTGTGCCGTTGCGAGAGGCGGACCACGCGTTCGAGTTGGCCACGTCCGGTGAGGCGCTGAAGGTGCTGCTCGAGCCTCAGACCTGA
- a CDS encoding signal peptidase I has product MGLTSGTLRPPPERRVLSRIGDVLLTALAVAGGLCILLVILAVTLNITLIMFSTGSMAPTIPAGSVAVVREMPASQIEVGDVVTVDRAGALPVTHRVTDVLTRDGDRATFTMQGDANDDPDPAPYTAETVRVVLTSVPHLASVIVWSGHPVVLGCLTVTATALVTWAFWPRRTRGSPESAADPDLPQV; this is encoded by the coding sequence GTGGGACTGACGAGCGGTACCCTGCGCCCGCCTCCGGAGCGCCGCGTGCTCTCCCGCATCGGCGACGTCCTGTTGACGGCGTTGGCGGTGGCCGGAGGGCTCTGCATCCTGCTGGTCATCCTCGCCGTCACGCTGAACATCACCCTGATCATGTTCTCCACCGGCTCCATGGCCCCGACGATCCCAGCCGGATCTGTCGCCGTGGTCCGGGAGATGCCGGCCTCACAGATCGAGGTGGGGGACGTCGTCACGGTGGACCGCGCGGGGGCACTCCCGGTGACGCACCGCGTGACCGATGTGCTCACCAGGGACGGCGACCGCGCCACGTTCACGATGCAGGGTGACGCCAACGACGACCCCGATCCTGCCCCCTACACCGCCGAAACGGTGCGGGTGGTGCTCACCTCGGTGCCCCACCTCGCGTCGGTGATCGTGTGGTCCGGTCATCCGGTGGTGCTCGGCTGCCTGACCGTCACGGCGACGGCGTTGGTCACCTGGGCCTTCTGGCCGCGCCGCACGCGGGGCTCACCTGAGAGTGCTGCCGACCCCGATCTGCCTCAGGTCTGA
- a CDS encoding SipW-dependent-type signal peptide-containing protein, whose amino-acid sequence MTEVHARSLRSRKIRAVLAGGVVLGVGAAVTLAAWNDSEFTTGLFGAGSFDLQGSATGDDLDYTDHASAGGAAELTFSAPFDNLAPDDVVYAPYWVRLAAGTTSPASLDLVALDSTDTTGTNSANLSYEVYAIGEAAACDETATAGTLLGSGTLVDEPAVAGGTASLPVGATTADPGDATQLCTIVTAGPDLEQGGETTAVWQFTATSE is encoded by the coding sequence ATGACCGAGGTTCACGCACGCTCACTTCGCAGCCGCAAGATCCGCGCCGTGCTCGCCGGGGGAGTCGTCCTCGGCGTGGGCGCTGCCGTCACACTCGCGGCCTGGAACGACAGCGAGTTCACCACCGGCTTGTTCGGTGCGGGCTCCTTCGACTTGCAGGGGTCGGCCACCGGAGACGACCTGGACTACACCGACCATGCCTCCGCAGGTGGTGCCGCCGAGCTCACCTTCTCCGCACCCTTCGACAACCTTGCGCCTGACGACGTCGTCTACGCCCCGTACTGGGTTCGCCTGGCCGCTGGTACCACCAGCCCGGCCTCGCTCGACCTCGTCGCTCTGGACTCGACCGACACCACCGGGACCAACTCAGCCAACCTCAGCTATGAGGTCTACGCGATCGGCGAGGCCGCTGCCTGCGACGAGACGGCGACGGCGGGCACACTCCTGGGTTCGGGCACGCTCGTTGACGAGCCGGCGGTCGCCGGTGGGACGGCGAGCCTGCCGGTTGGCGCCACCACTGCTGATCCGGGCGACGCCACCCAGTTGTGCACGATCGTGACCGCCGGACCGGACCTCGAGCAGGGTGGCGAGACGACCGCCGTCTGGCAGTTCACCGCGACCTCTGAGTGA
- a CDS encoding catalase: protein MTDVTTTNSGAPVASDQHSLTVSNTGPIALHDHYVVEKLAQFNRERVPERVVHAKGGGAFGTFVTTGDVSKYTRAALFQPGTETDMLIRFSTVAGEQGSPDTWRDPRGFAVKFYTTEGNYDLVGNNTPVFFIRDGIKFPDFIRSQKRLPGSGLRDNDMQWDFWSLQPESAHQVTWLMGDRGIPATWRHMDGFGSHTYQWINADGERFWVKYHFETNQGNEFLTGAEADELAGQDADHHRRDLYNAIESGDFPSWTLKVQVMPYEDAKTYRFNPFDLTKVWPKGDYPLIEVGTMTLNKNPENFHAQIEQAAFAPSNFVPGIAASPDKMLLARIFSYADAHRYRVGTNHAELPVNAPKSPVHSYSKDGAMRHHYRPADAPVYAPNSVGGPAGDPAAAGEGNWESDGEMQRAAQSLHAEDDDFGQAGTLVREVLDDAARERLVGNIAGHVAQVRSEDIRERAFAYWDQVDATLGTRVREAVQVLRATPVR from the coding sequence ATGACCGACGTGACCACGACCAACTCCGGTGCCCCGGTAGCCAGCGACCAGCACTCGCTCACCGTCAGCAACACCGGACCGATCGCCCTGCATGACCACTACGTGGTGGAGAAGCTCGCCCAGTTCAACCGCGAGCGCGTTCCCGAGCGCGTGGTGCACGCCAAGGGTGGCGGCGCTTTCGGCACCTTCGTCACCACCGGTGACGTCTCGAAGTACACCCGCGCGGCACTGTTCCAGCCGGGCACCGAGACCGACATGCTGATCCGGTTCTCCACCGTGGCGGGTGAGCAGGGCAGCCCCGACACCTGGCGCGACCCCCGCGGGTTCGCGGTGAAGTTCTACACCACCGAGGGCAACTACGACCTGGTGGGCAACAACACGCCGGTCTTCTTCATCCGCGACGGCATCAAGTTCCCCGACTTCATCCGCTCCCAGAAGCGCCTGCCGGGCTCGGGCCTGCGCGACAACGACATGCAGTGGGACTTCTGGAGCCTGCAACCCGAGAGCGCCCACCAGGTGACCTGGCTGATGGGGGACCGCGGCATCCCCGCCACCTGGCGGCACATGGACGGCTTCGGTTCGCACACCTACCAGTGGATCAACGCAGACGGCGAACGGTTCTGGGTGAAGTACCACTTCGAGACGAACCAGGGCAACGAGTTCCTCACCGGTGCCGAGGCCGACGAGCTCGCCGGTCAGGACGCCGATCACCACCGGCGCGACCTGTACAACGCCATCGAGTCCGGCGACTTCCCCTCCTGGACCCTCAAGGTGCAGGTGATGCCGTACGAGGACGCCAAGACCTACCGGTTCAACCCGTTCGACCTCACCAAGGTGTGGCCCAAGGGCGACTACCCGCTGATCGAGGTGGGCACGATGACGCTGAACAAGAACCCGGAGAACTTCCACGCGCAGATCGAGCAGGCCGCGTTCGCGCCCTCAAACTTTGTGCCCGGGATCGCCGCCAGCCCGGACAAGATGCTGCTCGCCCGGATCTTCTCCTACGCCGACGCGCACCGGTACCGGGTGGGCACCAACCATGCCGAGCTGCCGGTGAACGCGCCGAAGTCCCCGGTGCACTCCTACTCCAAGGACGGCGCCATGCGGCACCACTACCGCCCGGCCGATGCTCCGGTCTACGCGCCGAACAGCGTCGGTGGCCCTGCGGGCGACCCGGCGGCTGCCGGCGAGGGCAACTGGGAGTCCGACGGCGAGATGCAGCGGGCCGCACAGTCCCTACACGCCGAGGACGACGATTTCGGCCAGGCGGGCACCCTCGTGCGTGAGGTGCTCGACGACGCCGCCCGGGAACGTCTGGTGGGCAACATCGCCGGGCACGTGGCCCAGGTGCGATCGGAGGATATCCGCGAGCGGGCTTTCGCCTACTGGGACCAGGTGGACGCCACGCTCGGTACTCGCGTACGTGAGGCGGTGCAGGTCCTGCGTGCCACCCCGGTGCGCTGA
- a CDS encoding Fur family transcriptional regulator — MHTKPMTSETWATALRSLGRRVTRQRLAVLDAAHRHPHATAEVILETARTELPALTAASVYQVLGDLSEWGLLRKLETPDSPARYETRIGDNHHHVMCVRCGAVEDVSCVVGHAPCLTPAETAGMRIVTADVLFQGICSSCDAAEPDQHAASPSR, encoded by the coding sequence ATGCACACGAAGCCGATGACCAGCGAGACCTGGGCTACGGCCCTGCGGTCGCTGGGTCGGCGAGTCACGCGGCAACGCCTCGCTGTGCTCGACGCTGCGCATCGTCACCCCCACGCCACGGCTGAGGTCATCCTCGAGACCGCCCGGACCGAGCTGCCCGCCCTGACCGCCGCGTCCGTGTACCAGGTGCTGGGCGACCTCAGCGAGTGGGGTCTACTCCGCAAGCTCGAGACACCGGACTCGCCGGCTCGCTATGAGACCCGCATCGGCGACAACCACCACCACGTGATGTGCGTGCGGTGCGGTGCGGTCGAAGACGTGAGCTGCGTCGTCGGACATGCCCCCTGCCTGACCCCCGCCGAGACGGCGGGGATGCGCATCGTGACCGCGGATGTGCTCTTCCAGGGCATCTGTTCCAGCTGCGATGCCGCCGAGCCCGACCAGCATGCCGCCTCGCCGTCCCGCTGA
- a CDS encoding MFS transporter — MSILADLRTVAVHRGFRRLFAVRLVSQSGDGMFQAGLATLFFFSPENLATAGAVAAAFAVLLLPFTIVGPFAGPLLDRWRRRQVLFVGNAVRVVLTAVLALLMATDGVSVAVYVIALVTLGVNRFLLAALSAALPRVVPREQLLIANTISPTLGAVAAVIGAALGFLIGLLVPAGPGKNGLVLTIAAVIFGLASLLALRLGKDQLGPDLVPGVRSLAQAWKDVRATATDLVAGARYLVARRTPGAALGVMAIHRFLYGVNFIALILISRNLLTDPSDASAGLAMFGLLSGISFAGNGLAIVLTPIAHERMAPSTWVVVCLGLGALSQVLMAAAPTFVVIAAAAVLMGLAVQGAKIAVDTIVQRDTADTYRGRAFSLYDTLYNGAFAGAAAVAAAVLPDTGWSRVVFLALAVLYVVLGIAYRRMTTVLHDRPRPVPLAPPH; from the coding sequence GTGAGCATCCTCGCCGACCTGCGCACCGTCGCCGTCCACCGCGGGTTCCGCCGTCTGTTCGCTGTACGCCTGGTGTCCCAGTCGGGCGACGGGATGTTCCAGGCCGGTCTGGCGACCCTGTTCTTCTTCTCCCCGGAGAACCTCGCCACCGCCGGTGCGGTCGCCGCCGCGTTTGCTGTGCTGCTCCTGCCGTTCACGATCGTGGGCCCGTTCGCGGGCCCGCTGCTGGACCGGTGGCGACGGCGGCAAGTGCTGTTCGTAGGCAACGCTGTGCGTGTGGTGCTCACCGCCGTCCTGGCACTACTGATGGCTACAGACGGCGTCTCGGTAGCGGTGTACGTGATCGCCCTGGTGACCTTGGGTGTCAACCGGTTCCTGCTGGCGGCGCTCTCCGCCGCCCTGCCACGGGTGGTGCCGCGCGAGCAGCTGCTGATCGCGAACACGATCAGCCCCACACTCGGCGCCGTGGCCGCTGTGATCGGAGCGGCGCTCGGATTCCTGATCGGACTGCTGGTGCCGGCCGGGCCGGGGAAGAACGGCCTCGTGCTCACCATCGCGGCCGTCATCTTCGGCCTCGCCTCCCTGCTGGCGCTCCGACTGGGCAAGGATCAGCTCGGACCAGACCTGGTTCCCGGGGTGCGCAGCCTCGCCCAGGCATGGAAGGACGTACGCGCCACGGCGACGGATCTCGTGGCCGGCGCTCGCTACCTCGTCGCGCGCCGGACCCCGGGAGCAGCGCTCGGCGTGATGGCGATCCACCGCTTCCTGTACGGGGTGAACTTCATCGCGCTCATCCTTATCTCCCGGAACCTGCTCACCGATCCTTCCGATGCCAGTGCGGGACTGGCCATGTTCGGTCTCCTCTCCGGGATCTCTTTCGCGGGCAACGGCCTGGCGATCGTCCTCACCCCGATCGCCCATGAACGGATGGCGCCGTCCACGTGGGTGGTGGTCTGTCTCGGCCTTGGCGCCCTCAGCCAGGTGCTGATGGCGGCGGCGCCGACCTTCGTGGTGATCGCAGCGGCCGCGGTGCTGATGGGACTGGCGGTGCAGGGAGCGAAGATCGCCGTCGACACGATCGTGCAGCGCGATACCGCCGATACCTATCGCGGGCGCGCATTCTCGTTGTACGACACGCTGTACAACGGGGCATTCGCTGGGGCCGCGGCGGTGGCAGCCGCGGTACTGCCGGACACCGGCTGGTCCCGGGTGGTGTTCCTCGCACTTGCGGTGCTCTACGTGGTGCTCGGCATCGCCTACCGCAGAATGACCACCGTCCTGCACGACCGGCCCCGACCAGTGCCACTGGCGCCACCGCACTGA
- a CDS encoding class I SAM-dependent methyltransferase translates to MDGPAASLGVQVEGVDPTPEFLASAVERYPGPVFRLGRAEDLGVPGGSLAGVLAWYSIIHTEPVRIGPVFTSLARTLRPGGELLLGFFAAEEGEIGPVPFDHKVVRAYRWPVQVMTDRLVVAGLGIRSTHTRAEPGVRPHAAIRAQRPG, encoded by the coding sequence GTGGACGGACCTGCTGCATCGCTCGGGGTCCAGGTCGAGGGAGTCGATCCCACTCCGGAGTTCCTGGCCAGTGCGGTGGAGCGCTATCCGGGCCCGGTGTTCCGGCTGGGCCGGGCGGAGGACCTCGGAGTTCCGGGAGGCTCGCTTGCGGGAGTACTTGCGTGGTACAGCATCATTCACACCGAGCCTGTCCGGATCGGGCCGGTGTTCACTTCCCTGGCTCGGACGCTTCGCCCCGGCGGCGAACTGCTCCTGGGCTTCTTCGCCGCTGAGGAGGGCGAGATCGGTCCGGTGCCCTTCGACCACAAGGTCGTGCGCGCCTACCGCTGGCCGGTGCAGGTGATGACTGACAGGCTCGTTGTCGCCGGGCTCGGGATCCGCAGTACCCACACTCGTGCTGAGCCGGGCGTGCGTCCTCATGCCGCGATCCGCGCCCAGCGGCCCGGCTGA
- a CDS encoding GlxA family transcriptional regulator, with translation MSRPSVTVPLTEGLTLFEIGMPLEALGYDWDPERGPLYDVTLCGDLEGVPTHTGARLSPARPLSALSDGDMVVVPGGRPSRPIDQQLVHELRRAAEQGTRIVALCTGTFTLAAAGLLDGRRATTHWRHAPLLQRLYPQIEVDARALYVEDDGIFTSAGSAAGLDLCLHLIRRDHGERAANTIARNLVIASHRDGDQAQYVTAEPLEDRAAWLDHLRDWLRTNLVRPVTLTELGQAANLSARTLARRFQRDVGTTPMRWVTAERIAVAKELLETTDLTVDHISFDVGFGSPVTFRAAFTREVGISPGLYRSRFSARAPSAGTLTG, from the coding sequence ATGTCGCGCCCCTCTGTCACGGTGCCGCTCACCGAAGGATTGACGTTGTTCGAGATCGGCATGCCGCTGGAAGCGCTGGGATACGACTGGGACCCCGAGCGCGGGCCGCTGTATGACGTGACTCTCTGCGGCGACCTGGAGGGCGTGCCCACCCACACGGGAGCCCGGCTCAGCCCCGCGCGTCCGCTGAGCGCATTGTCCGACGGCGACATGGTCGTGGTGCCAGGGGGAAGGCCCAGTCGGCCCATCGACCAGCAGCTGGTCCACGAGCTCCGGCGAGCGGCTGAGCAGGGCACCCGGATCGTGGCTCTGTGCACCGGCACGTTCACACTCGCCGCAGCCGGCCTGCTCGATGGCCGCCGCGCCACCACCCACTGGCGGCACGCACCGCTCCTGCAACGGCTGTACCCCCAGATCGAGGTCGACGCGCGCGCGCTCTACGTGGAGGACGACGGCATCTTCACCAGTGCCGGCTCGGCCGCCGGCCTCGATCTGTGCCTGCACCTGATCCGGCGCGACCACGGGGAGCGTGCAGCGAACACCATCGCGCGCAATCTGGTGATCGCATCCCACCGCGACGGGGATCAGGCCCAGTACGTCACGGCCGAGCCGCTGGAGGACCGGGCCGCCTGGCTGGATCACCTCCGGGACTGGCTCCGCACGAACCTCGTCCGCCCCGTGACCCTGACCGAGCTGGGACAGGCCGCGAACCTCTCCGCCCGCACCCTTGCCCGGCGATTCCAGCGGGACGTCGGCACTACGCCCATGCGGTGGGTGACTGCGGAACGGATTGCCGTAGCGAAAGAGCTGCTCGAGACGACCGACCTGACCGTCGACCACATCTCCTTCGACGTCGGCTTCGGATCGCCGGTGACGTTCCGCGCGGCCTTCACCCGGGAGGTCGGGATTTCACCTGGGCTCTATCGCAGTCGCTTCTCCGCCCGAGCCCCCAGCGCCGGCACACTGACCGGATAG
- a CDS encoding iron ABC transporter permease has translation MNDGVTQQLVRPPVSGQVAAQAAKPITPDAPGSAASSPTTARSRWAVTMTVLVMLVVLFWLAGAVVLHLTQGTADLDLAGLWQVLTGQAAGTDGAVLAQSRLPRLLAALMVGSALGAAGAAMQGVARNPLASPDTTAVNAGAYLALTILAVTGIPLGLFGNVTVAFLGGLGAAAVVIAVSAGAQISAIRLVLAGSALTFGLSAITSVLLVLFPWQTQGLFAWGAGTLAQNGAGAVTALAPVVVVGILALMVLGRRLDLLQLGDDAARSLGVAVGRTRITLVAFAVLLATTAVTVAGPIGFVGLCAPAMMRMLARAVPPLRMHRVLIPVSAVAGIALVLTADVAVRAAFGAVSGVTLPTGVVTTMLGAAFMVVLAQRMRTGLAGEALATLRSGTALGRRAPHLMILAAFGLVVAAVIAGVLLGDSTVLLGDVANWLRGVASVRIEVILETRIPRVLAALAAGAALALAGALVQAITRNPLADPGILGISASAGLGAVITIVVGSTVSFASTLGGALVGALIATVALFVLGARGGADQGRLVLVGVGIGAAASAMTTLLLVRTDPWNQNAAITWLGGSTYGANFSSLVPLLVVLGVCVVALVGWHRDLDLVQLDETTPRSLGVQVPQLRRGVLVLAVLLTAAATASVGVISFVGLVAPHAARMLIGKRHALLLPLAVLLGGLLVTVADIVGRVVLAPDQLPAGLVTATIGTPYFVWLLWKMRARR, from the coding sequence ATGAACGACGGCGTCACCCAGCAGCTCGTGCGGCCACCGGTATCAGGGCAGGTCGCAGCACAGGCTGCCAAGCCGATCACGCCCGATGCGCCCGGATCCGCCGCGAGCTCGCCCACCACGGCGCGCTCGCGGTGGGCGGTGACCATGACAGTGCTGGTCATGCTGGTAGTGCTCTTCTGGCTGGCTGGCGCCGTCGTTCTCCATCTCACCCAAGGAACCGCCGACCTCGACCTCGCCGGCCTCTGGCAGGTCCTCACCGGTCAGGCTGCCGGTACCGACGGGGCGGTCCTCGCGCAGTCGCGCCTGCCGCGTCTGCTCGCCGCCCTCATGGTCGGGTCGGCGCTCGGTGCCGCCGGAGCCGCGATGCAAGGGGTTGCCCGAAACCCGCTCGCCTCCCCGGACACCACTGCCGTCAACGCCGGTGCCTACCTCGCCCTGACCATCCTGGCGGTCACCGGCATCCCGCTCGGCCTGTTCGGGAACGTCACCGTCGCCTTCCTGGGAGGACTCGGGGCTGCGGCCGTGGTCATCGCGGTCTCGGCAGGGGCGCAGATCTCGGCAATCCGGCTGGTGCTGGCGGGATCCGCCCTCACGTTCGGGCTATCCGCGATCACTTCCGTGCTGCTGGTGCTCTTCCCGTGGCAGACCCAGGGACTGTTCGCCTGGGGGGCGGGCACGCTGGCGCAGAACGGCGCCGGTGCGGTCACCGCCCTGGCCCCGGTGGTCGTCGTCGGGATTCTTGCGCTCATGGTGCTGGGGCGCCGCCTCGATCTGCTCCAGCTCGGCGACGACGCCGCGCGCTCTCTCGGGGTGGCCGTGGGCCGCACCCGCATCACACTGGTCGCCTTCGCGGTCCTCCTGGCCACGACGGCGGTCACGGTGGCTGGTCCGATCGGTTTCGTCGGTCTGTGCGCGCCCGCGATGATGCGCATGCTCGCCCGCGCCGTACCGCCGCTGCGCATGCACCGCGTCCTCATTCCCGTCAGTGCCGTGGCCGGCATCGCGCTCGTCCTGACGGCGGACGTTGCCGTGCGTGCGGCGTTCGGCGCCGTCTCCGGGGTCACCTTGCCCACCGGGGTGGTCACCACGATGCTCGGTGCCGCGTTCATGGTGGTGCTGGCCCAGCGGATGCGCACCGGCCTGGCTGGTGAGGCGCTGGCCACGCTACGCAGTGGCACGGCGCTCGGCCGGCGCGCACCACACCTGATGATCCTGGCGGCGTTCGGACTGGTGGTGGCGGCCGTGATCGCCGGCGTCCTGCTGGGAGATTCCACCGTGCTCCTCGGTGACGTGGCGAACTGGCTGCGGGGCGTGGCTTCGGTGCGGATCGAGGTGATCCTGGAGACCCGCATCCCCCGCGTGCTCGCGGCGCTCGCGGCCGGAGCCGCGCTCGCTCTTGCCGGGGCGCTGGTGCAGGCGATCACCCGCAACCCCCTCGCGGATCCAGGCATCCTTGGCATTTCCGCCTCCGCCGGGCTTGGAGCTGTGATCACCATCGTGGTCGGCTCCACGGTGAGCTTCGCCTCCACCCTGGGCGGCGCGCTCGTCGGGGCGCTGATCGCCACGGTGGCGCTGTTCGTGCTCGGTGCGCGCGGTGGTGCTGATCAGGGGCGCCTGGTGCTGGTCGGTGTCGGGATCGGGGCTGCGGCGAGCGCGATGACGACGCTGCTGTTGGTGCGCACCGACCCGTGGAACCAGAACGCGGCGATCACCTGGCTCGGCGGTTCCACCTATGGGGCGAACTTCTCCTCCCTGGTGCCGTTGCTGGTGGTGTTGGGGGTGTGCGTGGTCGCGCTCGTCGGTTGGCACCGCGATCTGGACCTGGTGCAGTTGGACGAGACCACGCCCCGCTCGCTCGGGGTGCAGGTGCCGCAGCTGCGCCGGGGGGTGCTCGTGCTCGCCGTCCTGCTCACGGCCGCAGCGACGGCAAGTGTTGGAGTGATCTCCTTCGTCGGGCTCGTGGCGCCGCACGCGGCCCGGATGCTGATCGGGAAGCGGCATGCGCTGCTGCTGCCGCTGGCGGTGCTTCTCGGCGGCCTGCTCGTGACTGTCGCTGACATCGTCGGTCGCGTGGTCCTCGCACCGGACCAGTTGCCCGCCGGGCTCGTCACAGCGACGATCGGCACTCCGTACTTCGTGTGGCTGCTGTGGAAGATGCGTGCGCGTCGTTGA
- a CDS encoding ABC transporter substrate-binding protein, whose protein sequence is MRRTPALIATALLAATALAACGTTDPAADADETAGGETDAAADPAAGPITVTDANGEEVTLEAPAEDVVALEWNQAEMVTTLGVDLVGLSDVEGYTSWVGNAEPLRTEPRDVGTRREPSIEAIAELEPDLIIGSPTSIPEDAMEQISRIAPVVLLQSADGADPLGTMRSSLETVASLLGKDAEAEQALADFDATIAENTAAIEAAGLAGTPVVLTSPYAEGSTLSIRMHGPRSSVQAVALEMGLASAWEDPGDDGYGLSYLDLEGLTQLPDDTQFLYWGNDGEDDPVETSMAGNPLWENLPFVQSGQVHEAAVGIWAYGGPSSMAAWSDDLVRVLGA, encoded by the coding sequence ATGAGACGAACCCCTGCCCTGATCGCGACCGCCCTCCTGGCCGCGACTGCCCTCGCCGCGTGCGGCACCACCGACCCGGCGGCAGACGCCGACGAGACCGCCGGCGGCGAGACTGACGCCGCGGCCGACCCCGCTGCCGGTCCCATCACCGTCACCGACGCCAATGGTGAGGAGGTCACCCTCGAGGCGCCCGCCGAGGATGTGGTGGCGCTCGAGTGGAACCAGGCGGAGATGGTCACGACGCTGGGGGTCGACCTCGTCGGCCTGTCCGATGTCGAGGGCTACACGAGCTGGGTCGGCAACGCCGAGCCACTGCGCACCGAACCCCGCGACGTCGGCACCCGGCGTGAGCCGAGCATCGAGGCGATCGCCGAGCTCGAACCGGACCTGATCATCGGCAGTCCCACCTCGATCCCAGAAGACGCGATGGAGCAGATCAGCCGCATCGCACCCGTCGTGCTGCTGCAGAGCGCCGACGGCGCCGACCCACTCGGCACGATGCGGTCCTCGTTGGAGACAGTCGCCTCCCTGCTGGGCAAGGACGCCGAGGCCGAGCAGGCGCTCGCCGACTTCGACGCCACCATCGCTGAGAACACCGCCGCGATCGAGGCGGCGGGCCTGGCCGGCACCCCAGTCGTGCTCACATCCCCCTACGCCGAGGGTTCCACCCTGAGCATCCGCATGCACGGTCCCCGCTCGAGCGTGCAGGCAGTCGCCCTCGAGATGGGCCTGGCCAGCGCCTGGGAGGACCCGGGCGACGACGGCTACGGCCTGTCCTATCTCGACCTCGAGGGCTTGACCCAGCTCCCCGATGACACCCAGTTCCTGTACTGGGGCAACGACGGCGAGGACGACCCGGTCGAGACCTCGATGGCCGGTAACCCCTTGTGGGAGAACCTGCCGTTCGTGCAGTCAGGGCAGGTGCACGAGGCCGCGGTCGGCATCTGGGCCTATGGCGGCCCGTCCTCGATGGCGGCCTGGTCGGACGATCTCGTCCGGGTGCTCGGAGCCTGA